In Caloramator sp. E03, the sequence TTTAACGTTTACAAGTTCACCTTCAGAAATATTAATATTTGGAGCTGTAAAATGAACAAGTTTTCCTGTTCTTGTTCTTCCAGTAATTTTTGTCTTATCAGTTTTACTTGGACCTTCGACTAAAACTTCAACTATTTTATCTTTATATTCCATATTCTTTCTTTCACAGATTCTATTAACAAGTTCAACAAGTCTGTTAAATCTTTCGTGTTTTACATCATCAGGTATTTGATCTTCATATTCAGCAGCTGGGGTACCCTTCCTTTTTGAGTAAATAAAAGTAAAAGCAGAATCATATTCAACCTTTGATACAAGATCAAGTGTTTCTTTAAAATCCTCTTCCGTTTCTCCAGGGAACCCAACAATAATATCAGTTGTCAATGCTACACCTTTTATATTTTTCTTTATCTTATCAACAAGTTCAAGATATTGTTCCTTTGAGTATTTTCTGTTCATCTTTTTTAGTATATTTGTACTACCTGACTGTACAGGTAAATGTATATGTTCACAAATTTTTTCACAATCTCTTATTGCTTCTATAACATCATCAGTTAAATCCTTAGGGTGGGATGTCATGAATCTAATTCTTTCAATTCCTTCTACTTCATTTACCATTCTTAATAGCTTTGAAAAACTCATATCCTCAAGATCTTTACCATAAGAGTTAACATTTTGACCAAGAAGAGTTATTTCTTTATATCCTTTAT encodes:
- the miaB gene encoding tRNA (N6-isopentenyl adenosine(37)-C2)-methylthiotransferase MiaB, giving the protein MHKNKSYFIETYGCQMNEEDSEKLAGLLKGLGYTNTQDVNLADVIIFNTCCVREHAELKVYGNVGRLKKLKEKRPEIIIAVCGCMMQQKGVPEIIMKKFPFVDIVFGTHNIHRFPELLQNALQSNSTIIEVWNEEGEIIEGINIERQSSIKAFVTIMYGCNNFCTYCIVPYTRGRERSRKPEAIINEIKDLANKGYKEITLLGQNVNSYGKDLEDMSFSKLLRMVNEVEGIERIRFMTSHPKDLTDDVIEAIRDCEKICEHIHLPVQSGSTNILKKMNRKYSKEQYLELVDKIKKNIKGVALTTDIIVGFPGETEEDFKETLDLVSKVEYDSAFTFIYSKRKGTPAAEYEDQIPDDVKHERFNRLVELVNRICERKNMEYKDKIVEVLVEGPSKTDKTKITGRTRTGKLVHFTAPNINISEGELVNVKITEPQNFILFGEFENKIR